The window TCTACCTGTTCTGTTTGGCTGCTTATGGTGACCAGATCAGCTCCTTTTGAAACACAGAAAGCACGACTGTGTGACCAGTTCAGTTTATCACAGCTGAAGAAGTACACCTTCCCATGAAAAGCTGTCAAGCTCACATCACAGTTCAAAGTATGAGCTGTAaatcctgaaataaaaagcatatGAAAATTATCTATTCTTCAGATCATTAGACTCCTTGTGTTAATCAGATTTTGGTTTAAtgtgcagattttttttttagtctaagCCTTCATGTATCTTAGTCTGAGCCTTCATGTATCTGAAAGACAATCACCTTCAAAAAAGGACAGTTGTTCTCTAACTCTGGTGTAATTGGCTGTAAGTTCCTCAAGCTCTCTTGCCATGACTGGTACAGAAACAgtcaaaaacaaaattgaaaaaagCAAAGTCACTCATTTAGTTATTTCTTCTCATGCACAGTTAATGAAACATGATGTTGTATTGGGtgcatgaaatacattttactcACTTTTGCTGTTAGTTTCCTTGGCAGACAGTTGCACTGAAACACTGACATCTGATTAAAGACAAAACATAAACAGTAGCAAGGATGTTGGAAAGTGTGGATATGTATGTACGTATGTTTAGACTGCCTGGCTGgatttaaataagcaaatactTAAAATACTAAATCATTATTGCAGaagattctgactttttatctggCTCTCTTCTTGGGGTTTCACTCTCTCTCCTCTAGTCTACTACTATAAATACTagtattaaatcattttagttATAAATGGTGTGCTAATTTGTGTTgattcaacattaaaaataaagtgctactTGTTTCAATACAATATAGTCACACTATTGCAATGCTCTCCCACATATTTTGCTATTCTAAGTCCGCTTATTTCTATCATTGGTGTAAAGAGCAATGGGTAGTAATAGACAAGAAATGCAGTTTTACTCCATTGTGCTTATAACGTTTCTCCAGTGATTCATCAGTACTGCAGTCTGAACCAGTGTACCCAGGTGAAAAAATTGCACTTTCATAATACACTTAAGGTGCTTACTTAGATTAACTTCGGTCTAACTTAAGAagtactaaaaaataattttagtatgTTAAGTACAAAATCAGTATGTGAAAATATACCactttatatacattatataagtGCACCTTTTTTTTCACCTGGGTAGTGAAACCACCCTTACAATATGGAGGCTTGTTTGGCAATGATTGCCTACTAAAAGTAGGATTTTAAAGAttcaaatttactaaaaatgtttGGTATACAATGAACAGAGCAAAGAACTAGAATTAGTTATACTCACAAAGCATCCAGAGAGCGCAAAGACCTCCGAGAGCCAAACCAAGAGATAAACCCAGAACAATCAGAAGGACTTTAGTCCACTTTGGGGAAGTCACTTTTCTTACGCTTTCTTGTTCTTTAGTGGATTTATCTGGGGTCAGAAATTTGATAAGAAAATATCTATTTACATGAATGATAAAGATCAACTAGGCCTATGCGACAACTTTATATCATGACACAtgagtaaaaaatatatcactTGTTAAAGATCTTCACAGCatcttaagaaaattaacacTTATAGTCTTATCACAGGATGTCAAATGGCAAACTTTACACCAGTTCATACATCACATAAATCACTTTTGCTTTCTATAACGcttttggcagatgcttttattcaaagcatcTATTATTGCATTCAACATTGCATTCAAATTTCCTGTTGAAAAACCTAGCATTGCTAGTCACCAGCATAAGGAATATTTTGCATGCTGTAACCAGCATGAGATGCTGGTTGCTGATTTGCTGGATCCCAGCATAAgatgctggttgctggtttgctggtcccCCAGCATGCGATGCTGGTTGCAGGATTGCTGGTCCCTAGCACAGTAAACAGGTGTGCTGGTGGACCACCATAAGGTATGTTTTGCATGCTGGGACCAGCTTGGGATGCTACTTACAGCaacacagccttagatgaaattaATATCTCATCAGAGGATGATTGAAcaactgcaaaaacagaattacCATATTCACTTATTGCAAACCATGtttctctttatttctttcatatgATACTGTTAGAAATCGCTGTAGATTTAGCAGCACAGTGTAAAAACCTACCACATTTATATATCAcagtaaattactgtaaatTATTCTGGGTAGTTTTGATTGAGCgggaatattttacagtatattttagcATTGCTGTAACCTTGCTGTAACCTGGCTGTAAGATGCGAAGCAATAATACAGGACCCCAGATAAATTTCCGTCGTTACCAATAAAGTCCAACTAAATAAGGTTAATATTTAACGTAAAGGTAATGATGCTTTAGGGCATCTTGATGGAGCAGCACGGGGCGCACTAGATTAATTTTTATAAGTAATACATgtagttaaattaacactgctaTTAAGTAGACTGTAGAACTGGAATGCAGTAATACTACACCACTGTCCTTGTCATGAGTCAGGCttctgtggctccctccgatCGCCAACGGAGGGCACCCTCTCCTGAATATTGACTGTTTttggactccatttcccatgtTCCCCGTACCTGGGTCTGATTGCCCTTCCAGGTGTTCCTCATCTCCACCCCTATTTATACTGCTTCCGGACTCTTTCACTTTGCGAAGTCTTGTATTGCCCCGGCTGCATTTCTGAGCGTTTTTCTCTGTTATTGGATTAGCTGTGTTTGACCTAGGATTGTTTTCTCGTTTTTTGATTCTCTGCCGCCTGCCCTTTGGACGCTATTGCTTTGGACTTTGATATTGCTCTGCCAGCCGCCAGCCCCGACACTTCGCCTGCCTGTGACTATTCTGTGTTTACTCTCTGCTGTCCCCGTCGCTGTTTTCTAacccctgcctgtctgaccacaTTTTCTCTTAATAAAAGCTGCAAATGGATCCTCAGGCTTCTGATCAGTCATTACAGTCCTATTACTTAAGACAccagtttagaaaaaaaagtaaatgcgTGAAATATTTCTAGGGATTAGCTTTTCACAGATTTCTGTGCATAATACAAGATTTACTGTCAGTagatcatttatataaatgaaatagtTCTTTGGATGTACTTTCATTCAAAGAGAAGAAAACTGATTAAAATTGGCGTAAATATCTCCTTTTTATGGCTCCCTCTAGTGGAGAACATTAATTTCAAATCcattctaaaatgaaaataaatatctgTGAGCAACAAGCAACACATAATTgagtaaaatttattttgatttcctACAGCTCTTCAGTGTGGGCCACTGATCTAAGCACCCTGAAAAATTTCACAACACAGAGTTTTCTGTAGTATTAGCCATATTACAAAAATtgtaaacttttaatttaatttagtttttttttttttttaatcatttgtcTTTTAATATTATCTGCTCATTTTTTCATGGTGCTGTGGCTAAGAAGTTTTGTCATATGTATTCTTCTGagtcatgtctttttttttaagttttggaCATTTGGTCATAAGGACAAAGTCTAAGGAGTACAGTCATCCCAGCCAAGTTTTAAAGTATGTCCAGCTACATCTGCAAGTTATGCAGcttcttttttaaatgcattcaccacacacacaaaagttcATAGGAATGTGGCTAATTACTCCTTTGCATGTGGCTTACCTGAGTGCTCTTGCTCTTTTAAGAGATTTCAGTCTCTTAAATCTCATATGTATCGGCACCATCACAGCAAGGCAAAAGCTGTGCCAACTGAGGGCAAATCTCAACCTCAGAATGTTATACTGTCATGCCAGGTTAAGGATTGCAAATTTCAGAGCACTGTTTTTTCAAGTCTCTGTTCACACTTAAAATGCCATATAAagaatggttaaaaaaaagtggCCTGTCCTTACACTGGTTGTCCCAAATATTTTTGGGTTAGGTCAACCTTTTCTTCTCACTTGAGTAGAACCCACAATTTTTCCTACCATGAAACTAGTTGTCACACTGCTTCTACCAGCCAGCAAATTCAGCAGTGTACATTGCCTAAAGAAATCCTCCCTGAAGCTGTGCTTAGTGAGCAAGATGCAGAGCAGGATGATGTGCCTGACCAAAGTCAGTTTTTGAATAATTTGGCtcttttttatcttaaaatgcaAGCAAAAATGCTCCTTCCTCCCACCACTATTCAAGCAATCATAGAGGAATTTCAGGATGTGCACAACACTGGCATGAAGTATGTACTCTCAAAGATTCATGAGAAGTTAACTACTTTGAACCTGCAGGACAGTGAAATTAGTCAGATACTAGAGGATGTTTCAAAGGAATTTCTCTTTAAAGAGTGCCATGAAGGGCCCATGAAATCTGACCATACAAGGAAATTGCTTTTTAACAAATCTTTCAACTACATTGAGCCCACTAAGATCTATCTAGGTGCTGATGAAGCTGGCAGAGAACGTTTCTTTCAGTATGTACCTATCAAGGAGACACTGAAGTCTCTTCTCAGTCAATCAGTAGTGAAAGATCAGTACAGAGAGACAAAGATGAAGCAGTCAAATTTTCAGCCAAATGTTTTGACAGATGTGCTGGATGGACAATACTTGAATGAAGACAATACTTTGTTAAATGAATCCCCTTCATCTTTGTCAGTGCTTCTGTATTAGGATTCATTTGAGGTAGCCAATCCATTGGGATCAGGCAAAAAGAAGCACAAAATACTGGCTGTGTACGTGACTCTTGGTGAAATATTGCCCCACAATCGCTCATGTACCGATCAGATGCAGTTGGTACTGCTTTGCAGGGAGGAAGACTTTCGTTTCTTTGGGCAAGAGAAAATTTTCTCCCCTCTTGTAGCTGATTTGAAAGATATAGAAGAGCTGGGCTTTGAAACCAAGGATGGTAGCAGTCTGAAAGGAGCACTGATAGCAATATCAGGGAACAATCTTGGTTCACATTGTATCGAAGAATTAACACcgtagtggacagcacattccagggcccagtttatggcagGAGCCCTCCCTGACCACAATACTGGACataggtttgctacattttgattggatcttggtgaactaacataaacagaCTGTCCAACggcatcagataaagatgccaggacaacagccagacaccTCTTAGAGCACAAAAAGACCATCTTTGGTGCAAAGCccgggaaggacagaacttcctattggtcaaaatgctgtttgtgcccttcacccaccttgagactgttcctaagggtttggcctgtgaccgaccataaaaattccttaggacctccagatgcagcagcagtgggtgaaactaagagagatcatggagatccatccaaatccattcataactgttttcaaaccttaaaaccgatgcacactacaacacacacatcttatacttattcagagaaataagtattccttgTGACAGCAATGTGTAGTGCAACACCTTACACAAACTTAGCtattaatggacaaatgaatgcatgcatgacagttcaatcttttcccatcatgtttggacttaatgtgttcgtaacattgccaaatgcattctggttatggtttAGAAAGTGATAAATGCACcggtaaaactttagtgacacttttctagctttgtgtttggactatgcaagtaaattccacaggaggaaagaagaGTGGGCAACCACGTGTCCCCCCAgtctgatggaaccagccaatcacagcatggaaatggagaagcgccaaattgcaatctTCTCCTCATCGtaaagggataaaggtacccttccaaaagacactcctcGTTCTGAGACTCGGTTCTGTAGGGGATGAGACAGAAACAGATCACCTTCGTTCTGAATCTCCCATCCGGTGAGACGATAGCagattgaccaagttctgagtctcagTCTGTCAAGGAAAGAGACTGCAACAGGGCAAGAAAGTTCTGAGTCTTCTACCTGTGAAGGAAAAGACACCAACAGAACAAACCCctgttctgagtctccggcctgCAAAGGTGAGTCAACAACAGATACCATGTCcaagtctccagcttttgaggcagcaacagatacgaCCACGTTCTGAGCCTCTAGCCTGTGAGGAAAGAGATAATCTATGTTCAGAGTCTTTGTCCAGCGAGAAAACAACTGATGCAGcatcctgagtctccatcctgGGGAGAGACAAAgcggattgaccaagttctgagtctctagaGAGGCAGAAGgcacacagacatttgcaacaaggttaagctctggcgagcaaaccttcacttcaggtacttttgcttgcgtgttccaagctaaggaccttcagcacctactccagggccacatctgcgtgttccagatcttaggacccttggtgctccaggagatcagcatcctacagtgcttcatcttcaaggctgtcgaaacggattcctgctcctttccctactgtactgccaccagcaTCACCAGTGGAAGAAGTTGccgccaccggactgctcactcaaccacagcgaacgtaaatatcacttccaaacctcttccagagaccttggcattgttgtatgttatcagtatatgattttctaatttacattagatattatgTAGTtgattgcagttgataacaaatcttacatgtatttgtttgatgcatagtaagattattcaccttatttgtttcagagtagcaacagtttatctttccagataacgtagctctgacatagcaactCCCAACATTATCACttgctttttatgcatcttatgcactttattccttcttcattcatggtattcatttagtagttgttgattactcttgtctatctcttgttaataaaatttattttattacaacttgtgtcttccttgtgttgataatacagaagaggttctacaagttagagatcccaccaatctttcttatgtgatgtactcataaccatacattaattgacacgtgatccaagaatcataaccTCAGCTGTGACATAAATACCCATCACTACcctatttcacctccctaggttggtGAAAATTAAATTCACTACCTTAAATTGgcctccctaggttggcgaaagctAAATTTATTACAACACAGAACTTTAGCAAAAGCATTTACTTTTGTCGTTACTGCTTGATAGACAGAgacacatttaaaagaaaacctGAAACGTAGGCCCCAAAAGAACAATGGAAAACTACAGAGAGAGTATTGAGCAACTCAGTGGTGGCCAACCTATGGTCAACGGAATCAAATTTGATTCTGTTTTCAACAACCTGAAACACTTTCATGTGTGCAATCCAGGTCTCCCGCCTTGTTTGGGCCATGACCTATTTGAAGTGGTCGTCTCATATGACTTGGCACTGTACATTAGTCACCTTGTAAATGTTGAGAAACACTTTACATACGTCCAGTTAAACAGGTGCATTTCACAGTTGACATTTCACAATTGCTTCCTCTTTACATTGGGGATCGTATTAAGAATCCAGTTGACAACCAAGTTTGGCAACTCTGCCTAAAACTAAGAGAAATAACTGAGCTGATTTGTGCACCAAAAATCAGCCATGACCAGATTGCTTACTTGAAGATTCTCATTGAAGATTACATACACTTCAGAAGTACCATGTTTCCTGATTGTCCACTAAAAGCTAAGAATCACTACTTGATGCATTACCCCGACCTCATTCTACATTTCGGCCCTTTGATTAGACTCTGGACTCTACGGTTTGAAAGCAAACATTGCTATTTTAAACAGTGTGCGAGGAGACTGcacaatttcaaaaatttgTCAGGCTCACTAGCAGAAAGACACCAATTACTGCAGGCATACTTAAGCACAggaaagctgtttttttccaaacattcaAGTTGTTGGAGTAGCAGGCAACTTTGAAGAGAGGCTGTACAGTCATGGGATTCAGCAGGCAGTCAGGAGGACACTCTCCAGCAGGAAAAACATTACAGAGCTGTCTGCTGTAGTGTATAAGAATACTAAATATTCCAAGGGTCTGGTTGTGGCAATGGCAGAGGGTGAGAGTGGAATTCTGTTTGGGAAAATTGTATTGATTTTACTTGATCAAAGCAGAATACACCTGATTGTGGAAAAGCACCAGTCTGCTTTACTGGTTGATGTTGGTGTTCATCACCTGTCTCTACAGGGGGAGTACATGTGTGTGGACATAGAGTGTAGTTGACTACTACCCACTACCAGTTTATGACTTGTGTGGTGTTTCAGTTGTTGCCCTTGATCACTCCATTTGTGTCTAATTTTGCAGGTTTAACAATGTCTGAATCAGCTGTGGATGAAATCACATCAGCACTCCCAAAGCTGGATGAGGATCGGATGAAAGCTTTGGTTGAGCGATTGCTTTTGGTTGTTGGGGTACAAGAAGTTTCAGATCTGAGTTATGTGAAGGAGGATGACATCAAGGACATCTTGACACCCCTGCAGTGCCGCAAACTTATAGATGCCTTTCagagaatcagaatcagaattagctttattcgccaAGTGTGCGCACATgaggaatttgttgtggttttttaaggtgctcctggtacatacatacatacatacatgcaacatttaaataaaataaaaacttaaaaataaataataatgtatgaatctggaacagatTGTCAGGATTGTATTTGGTTTGTCTTGgttttcctagtgtttttcccttATGTTTCTTGTGTATTGGTTTAGTCCGTGTTTTCCCCctttagttttgtttcatttggtttagtcttgcccatatttgtacttcccctcgtttGCTCGTTTGGTAGCCACTCCCCTGTCTCTGTGTATATATTGTCCTCAGTCTCTCACTCCCATTGTCCGTGATTAATGTTCCTGTGTGGTTTATGTTCCTTggttttgcttgtttatttgttttcaataaattacagtttatttatcTACTCCGGTTTCCTTCAAGTTTTATCTGCCATCTCCGTCTCCACCAGCAGCGTGACACAGatgatttatgtacagatttgtgcattattttctctatatacagctatataaataagagatgtgcatgagtatttacataatattactACAGAAAGAGACATTAATTAGAAtggagaaagaaataaagaaatgaattGTAGAACCCAGTTAATGAttcatgtttatctgtttaaggtggagatggcatttgggaaaaagctgtttttatgtctaGATGTTTTAGTGCTCAGGGATCTTTAGCGTTTGCCTGAGGGGAGAAGAGCAAACAGGTTGTGTCCGGGGTGAGAAGGGTCTTGGATGATGTTTCCTGCCCGTTTCTTCACTCTGGAGATGTATAAGTCCTGAAGGTTGGGCAGGTGCACACCAatgattctttctgctgtccTAACAGTCCGTTGCAGTCTTCTTATATCTGATTTACTGGGTGccccaaaccagacagttatagaAGAGCACAGAACTGACTCAATGACAGCGGAGTAAAACTGTGTCATCATTGCCTGTGGTAGATTGAACTTTTTCAGTTGACGGAGAAAGTACAACCTCTGCTGGGCTTTTTTCACAATGGAGTCAATGTGaatgtcccacttcaggtcctgggAGATGTTAGTTCCTAGGAACTTGAATGAGTCCACTACAGCCACAGTGCTGTTCATGATGGTGAGAGGGGTGAGCGCAGGGGGCTTTCTCCGGAAGTCCACCGTCATCTCTACAGTTTTGAGCatgttgagctccaggttgttgCGACTGCACCAGAGAGACAGCTGCTCAACCTCCTGTCTGTAAGCACATCCGTCACCATCCCGGATGAAACCGATGACTGTggtgtcatctgcaaacttcagaaGTTTGACGGAGGGGTCTTTAGAGGTGCAGTCATTTGTGTAGAGGGAGAAGAGAATGCAGCCCTGGGGAGCTCCAGTGCTGATGGTGCGGGTGCTGGATGTGAGTTTTCCCAGCCTCACTAGTTGCT of the Labeo rohita strain BAU-BD-2019 chromosome 19, IGBB_LRoh.1.0, whole genome shotgun sequence genome contains:
- the LOC127181744 gene encoding CD209 antigen-like protein E — translated: MDPVYENSSFILSTVSSGEGRSQYKDKSTKEQESVRKVTSPKWTKVLLIVLGLSLGLALGGLCALWMLYVSVSVQLSAKETNSKIMARELEELTANYTRVREQLSFFEGFTAHTLNCDVSLTAFHGKVYFFSCDKLNWSHSRAFCVSKGADLVTISSQTEQSILVSKIKEAHWIGLNDLETEGHWVWVNNQTLNETGVQFWHLRKSGKSEPDNWKKEDPTGENCASVQNMDNNLNSWLDGSCKQQKKFICEIK